Proteins found in one Hoplias malabaricus isolate fHopMal1 chromosome 17, fHopMal1.hap1, whole genome shotgun sequence genomic segment:
- the LOC136673261 gene encoding cytochrome P450 2J6-like isoform X1 — MLGSLLLLWIVICLFFFFRIQRPKNFPPGPWPVPIFGNLFYLNITNPLQDFERLAGRYGKVYSLYFGRTPAVVLTGLKAVKEALVTNSAEYSGRPQNILVSHVTEGEGIILADYGLRWKEHRRFALMTLKNFGMGKQSMEDRILGETEHLIERLEKSVGCSLNPQTLFHEAASNIIYLVLFGVRYDYNDDTLKKYIQAYTENAKLANGPWAMIYDTLPIVRFLPLPFKKAFENYSALEEMATNMLKNHKTSRVPGEPRDLVDCYLDELEKRGDDGSSFDERHLVRFIIDLHFAGVDTSSNTLLTAFLYLMTHPDIQERCQQEIDDVLEGKDHVSFEDRVNMPYIQAVIHECQRVANTVPLSVFHSTSKDTHLMGYNIPKGTVIIPNLSSVLKEEGQWKFPYEFNPANFLNQQGQFQKPEAFIPFSVGPRMCLGEGLARMELFLILVTLLRRFQFFWPEDAGEPDFTPVYGATLTPKPYRMEVRLRAS, encoded by the exons ATGCTGGGATCCTTGTTGCTGCTTTGGATAGTTATCtgcctcttctttttcttcaggATACAAAGACCCAAGAATTTTCCGCCTGGACCCTGGCCTGTGCCCATCTTTGGAAATTTGTTTTATCTGAACATTACCAATCCTCTGCAAGACTTTGAGAGG TTGGCTGGGCGCTATGGGAAAGTGTACAGTCTGTACTTTGGAAGAACACCAGCAGTGGTTCTTACTGGTTTGAAGGCTGTTAAGGAAGCTCTGGTGACTAATTCTGCTGAATATTCTGGACGTCCACAAAATATCCTTGTCAGCCATGTAACAGAAGGGGAAG GAATCATATTAGCTGACTATGGTCTTCGATGGAAGGAACATCGACGCTTTGCTCTCATGACTTTGAAGAACTTCGGCATGGGGAAGCAGTCAATGGAGGACAGGATTCTGGGAGAGACTGAACATCTTATTGAACGTTTGGAGAAAAGTGTTG GATGTTCCCTGAATCCTCAGACTTTGTTTCATGAGGCTGCATCAAACATCATCTACCTGGTTTTGTTTGGTGTTCGTTACGATTATAATGATGACactcttaaaaaatatattcaggCCTACACTGAGAATGCAAAGCTGGCGAATGGACCCTGGGCAATG ATCTATGACACACTTCCTATAGTGAGATTTTTGCCCCTTCCCTTTAAGAAGGCCTTTGAAAATTACAGTGCACTTGAGGAAATGGCAACAAATATGCTTAAAAACCACAAGACTTCAAGAGTTCCAGGAGAACCAAGAGATTTAGTTGACTGCTACCTGGATGAGCTTGAAAag AGAGGAGATGATGGATCTTCCTTTGATGAAAGACATCTTGTGAGATTTATTATAGACCTGCATTTTGCTGGAGTAGATACCAGCTCCAATACCCTGCTAACAGCATTCCTGTACCTCATGACCCATCCAGACATTCAAG AGAGATGTCAGCAGGAGATTGATGATGTTCTGGAAGGTAAAGATCATGTATCTTTTGAAGACAGAGTCAACATGCCATACATTCAGGCTGTGATCCATGAGTGTCAACGTGTCGCTAATACCGTCCCTCTAAGCGTGTTTCACTCCACCAGTAAAGATACTCATCTCATGGGCTACAACATCCCAAAG GGCACTGTCATCATCCCAAACCTCTCCTCAGTGCTGAAGGAGGAAGGCCAGTGGAAATTTCCTTATGAGTTCAATCCAGCGAACTTCCTGAATCAGCAGGGGCAGTTCCAGAAACCTGAGGCCTTTATTCCCTTTTCTGTTG GGCCTCGTATGTGTCTTGGTGAAGGTCTGGCTCGCATGGAGCTCTTCCTCATCTTGGTGACTCTGCTGCGCCGATTCCAGTTCTTCTGgcctgaagatgcaggagaacCAGACTTCACTCCTGTTTATGGAGCCACACTCACACCCAAACCATACAGGATGGAAGTCAGACTGAGAGCCAGTTAA
- the LOC136673261 gene encoding cytochrome P450 2D3-like isoform X2 — MLGSLLLLWIVICLFFFFRIQRPKNFPPGPWPVPIFGNLFYLNITNPLQDFERLAGRYGKVYSLYFGRTPAVVLTGLKAVKEALVTNSAEYSGRPQNILVSHVTEGEGIILADYGLRWKEHRRFALMTLKNFGMGKQSMEDRILGETEHLIERLEKSVGCSLNPQTLFHEAASNIIYLVLFGVRYDYNDDTLKKYIQAYTENAKLANGPWAMIYDTLPIVRFLPLPFKKAFENYSALEEMATNMLKNHKTSRVPGEPRDLVDCYLDELEKRGDDGSSFDERHLVRFTHPDIQERCQQEIDDVLEGKDHVSFEDRVNMPYIQAVIHECQRVANTVPLSVFHSTSKDTHLMGYNIPKGTVIIPNLSSVLKEEGQWKFPYEFNPANFLNQQGQFQKPEAFIPFSVGPRMCLGEGLARMELFLILVTLLRRFQFFWPEDAGEPDFTPVYGATLTPKPYRMEVRLRAS, encoded by the exons ATGCTGGGATCCTTGTTGCTGCTTTGGATAGTTATCtgcctcttctttttcttcaggATACAAAGACCCAAGAATTTTCCGCCTGGACCCTGGCCTGTGCCCATCTTTGGAAATTTGTTTTATCTGAACATTACCAATCCTCTGCAAGACTTTGAGAGG TTGGCTGGGCGCTATGGGAAAGTGTACAGTCTGTACTTTGGAAGAACACCAGCAGTGGTTCTTACTGGTTTGAAGGCTGTTAAGGAAGCTCTGGTGACTAATTCTGCTGAATATTCTGGACGTCCACAAAATATCCTTGTCAGCCATGTAACAGAAGGGGAAG GAATCATATTAGCTGACTATGGTCTTCGATGGAAGGAACATCGACGCTTTGCTCTCATGACTTTGAAGAACTTCGGCATGGGGAAGCAGTCAATGGAGGACAGGATTCTGGGAGAGACTGAACATCTTATTGAACGTTTGGAGAAAAGTGTTG GATGTTCCCTGAATCCTCAGACTTTGTTTCATGAGGCTGCATCAAACATCATCTACCTGGTTTTGTTTGGTGTTCGTTACGATTATAATGATGACactcttaaaaaatatattcaggCCTACACTGAGAATGCAAAGCTGGCGAATGGACCCTGGGCAATG ATCTATGACACACTTCCTATAGTGAGATTTTTGCCCCTTCCCTTTAAGAAGGCCTTTGAAAATTACAGTGCACTTGAGGAAATGGCAACAAATATGCTTAAAAACCACAAGACTTCAAGAGTTCCAGGAGAACCAAGAGATTTAGTTGACTGCTACCTGGATGAGCTTGAAAag AGAGGAGATGATGGATCTTCCTTTGATGAAAGACATCTTGTGAGATTT ACCCATCCAGACATTCAAG AGAGATGTCAGCAGGAGATTGATGATGTTCTGGAAGGTAAAGATCATGTATCTTTTGAAGACAGAGTCAACATGCCATACATTCAGGCTGTGATCCATGAGTGTCAACGTGTCGCTAATACCGTCCCTCTAAGCGTGTTTCACTCCACCAGTAAAGATACTCATCTCATGGGCTACAACATCCCAAAG GGCACTGTCATCATCCCAAACCTCTCCTCAGTGCTGAAGGAGGAAGGCCAGTGGAAATTTCCTTATGAGTTCAATCCAGCGAACTTCCTGAATCAGCAGGGGCAGTTCCAGAAACCTGAGGCCTTTATTCCCTTTTCTGTTG GGCCTCGTATGTGTCTTGGTGAAGGTCTGGCTCGCATGGAGCTCTTCCTCATCTTGGTGACTCTGCTGCGCCGATTCCAGTTCTTCTGgcctgaagatgcaggagaacCAGACTTCACTCCTGTTTATGGAGCCACACTCACACCCAAACCATACAGGATGGAAGTCAGACTGAGAGCCAGTTAA